TTGTTATAATTTTTTTAGAAAGTGATTTTTTATAGTATTCTCTTGGGCCTACATCCAATAGTATTGCGCCAAATAAGCTTCCCACCATTAATCCAAAGATATTTTGAAATACGATGGTAAGAGGTCCAATAAATTTAACTGGGGAAATAATTAAGAAAATTCCGCTAACTGCTGCCGGCGGTACAAGCGCAGCTGCAATTGCCACGCCCGCGATGCTCTCAGATATTCCTTTTGTAAGTGCTAACATAGATGCAAATCCTAGTGCAAATGAAATAAATACGTAAATATAATTAGGTTCAATTCGCGTTAGAATTTCTTCGGTCAAAATAGGATCATTAATAATAAATAAAATTAATGTAAAAGCAGAAGAAAAAATTATAACTGCACCTAACATCGCCAATAGATTTACAAAACTTTTAATTACATCTTTTGTTTTTCCTACTGCCGAATTAATAGCAAATGCATAAATTGGGCCAAGTAGAGGAGAGAGTAACATTGCACCTATGATTATAGCCACGTTATTCATGAAAAGTCCAGCTAATGCAATTAATCCTGCAATAGAAACCATAGCCAATTTATTTATGTCAAATCTTAGATAAGGTGTAGTGTTAGATATCAATTTTTCAATAACTTCCTTTTCCGTGTGTGACTTCTTTTCTTCTAGTTTATTCAAAGTTGGTGAAACAACAAAATCAGGAGAGTATACTTCTATTAAATTTTTTTTATGCCTAAAATTAATATTTTTATTTAAATTGTCCATAATTTCATCAAGTTCAAAATTTGGTAGAATGAGAGTTACTATATATAATTCATCGCCTTCTCTTATGTAATGGTGTTTTTTGGATATAATTGGTAAGATTTTTTCTAATTCTTCTTTTCTAATTCTTATAATGACTTTCTTCATCTATGATTAGGCACTTGGGAAAATATATAAAACTAATCTATATGCTCATATGCTTAAAATAAGTTTTTTTATTAATAAAAAACTTTTAATACATAGAAAAACACAATACATTATTCACCAGTATATTGAAAAACATATGGAGATTTTATATGGCCAAAAATCCATCTTCTAAACTTGTAATTAGAAATGCATCAATGAAAGATGTTAAGGAAATTCATAAACTATCAATTAAAACATACAAAGAGATGCCCCCGTACTCTCTTGATATTATAAGGGCACAGATTAATAATTTTCCGGAAGGGCATTTCGTTGCGGTTTATGAGGGAAAAATTGTGGGTTATTGTTCTACTATAAGAGTTCCTGAGAAGTTAGCTCTGGGCCACCACAGTTGGAAAGAAGTGACTGGTGGGGGATATGGATCTACTCATGACCCCAAGGGAACATATCTATATGGCATCGATATTTTTGTGGACAGCGATTATCGGGGACTTAAAATTGGAGAGCGGTTTTATAGAGAACGAAAAAAATTATGCAAATATTATAGGCTAAAAGGGATTGTTTTCGCTGGCCGAATGCCTTTGCTTTCTAAACGTATTAAAAAAGTTGGAACTGTTGAAAATTACATTGAACAAGTTAAAAATAAAAAAATTAGGGATCCGGTTATTTCTTTTCAAATCAGGAATGGATTTGAAATTATAGGAATACTTAAAGGATATTTACCTATCGATAGAGAATCATTGGGATATGCCGCACATATGTTATGGAAAAATCCAGAATATGCAGATTCCCCCGTAT
The window above is part of the Methanofastidiosum sp. genome. Proteins encoded here:
- a CDS encoding TIGR00341 family protein, whose product is MKKVIIRIRKEELEKILPIISKKHHYIREGDELYIVTLILPNFELDEIMDNLNKNINFRHKKNLIEVYSPDFVVSPTLNKLEEKKSHTEKEVIEKLISNTTPYLRFDINKLAMVSIAGLIALAGLFMNNVAIIIGAMLLSPLLGPIYAFAINSAVGKTKDVIKSFVNLLAMLGAVIIFSSAFTLILFIINDPILTEEILTRIEPNYIYVFISFALGFASMLALTKGISESIAGVAIAAALVPPAAVSGIFLIISPVKFIGPLTIVFQNIFGLMVGSLFGAILLDVGPREYYKKSLSKKIITRVFVILFLLVIALIVLTI